One genomic window of Magnolia sinica isolate HGM2019 chromosome 3, MsV1, whole genome shotgun sequence includes the following:
- the LOC131241493 gene encoding uncharacterized protein LOC131241493: MRDSVTGQEPGPVDLYRGTHCRQAMGSWVHPRASEIWVAMDTLHNQSTPDGTQRSEPEILSEVLGTRFGYMRGLGHGAKLMTPVRAASTRSIVIGESATRRADIAEKEVQQLRVVVHDIREQLEKKSEQLERQMEEQERRMEDLTRQREEQERRSRRGGGWRSR, from the exons atg cgagattccgtcactggccaggaacccggaccagtagacctctacagagggactcactgtcgacAGGCGatgggatcttgggtacatcctagagccagcgagatttgg gtggCGATGGACACCTTACACAATCAgtccactcccgatggtactcagcggagtgagccagagatcctgagtgaggtgcttggcacccgttttGGATATatgcgtgggcttggccatggtgccaagctcatgacacCTGTTAGAGCTGCCTCCACTCGATCCATTGTCATTGGCGAGAGCGCCACCCGCCGAGCTGATATCGCAGAGAAagaggttcagcagctacgggTCGTCGTCCATGACATCAGAGAGCAGCTGGAGAAGAAGAGTGAGCAGCTAGAGAGGCAgatggaggagcaggagaggaggatggaggatctgacgaggcagagggaggagcaggagaggaggagcaggagaggaggaggatggaggagcaggTGA